In Solanum lycopersicum chromosome 3, SLM_r2.1, the genomic stretch ACCATAACCAACACTAGTAATTCccataaatgaaaaataaaatgaatcaaaCCATCCAATTTTCTCAAcaaaatgcattaaaaaaaCTCCAATTCCAATACATAACACAAAAACACACAATGCTAGTGCCACTCTACTTCTTTTTCGTGTATCGAATAGCCTTTTATGAGTATTTTTTCGCAAATTAATAAcgtaaataacaaaatttgatACTAAAATATGGTAAAATACTAAACTAACAAGGACTAATAAGATGGAAAATAATTTTGCAAGTGTACTATTTGGTGTTATGTCACTATAACCAATTGTACACATTATAAGTATGCAAAAATATAAAGCATCAACAATTGGATGAGTCTTTTTGGACTTAAATTGATccataaagaaaaaacatatagaTACACCGATTgtcaaataaagaaataaaagtaatacaagttgtttaaaaattgtattatttttcaaaaaatagggTGGATTTGAAATTGGTGttaaatgattttcaagatAATTAAATGGGATTATAGATGATGATGGTGTAGATTTAGACCTATGAAGTTTTCTCTTTGgtttaattaaaattggatTTTTAAAATTGGATTTGTGTTGGTTTAATgttgaagatgaagaagggAGAAGAGGCTCtttttccatcttttttttttgggtttgtttgaataacaaaaatcaaGTGATATTGGCTTAGTATATAGAAATATTGACTTATAATTTGTTTGATCAAGCTATCAAAATCAGTTAATTTTGAtaagtattttttataattaaaaatatttttttaaaaaagggaatAATTTTTAAGGGGATGACTCACCTCCAATAATTCAAATGTCTAGTATTGTTTAATACATTACTAGATGCAAGCCATGTGTACAATATAAAGATCAAGGATCTTGATTTGTATtagttgtttctttttctacttttatcTTATTATCGAGATAATGTtggaataaaattaaattaaacaaatattatagTGATTGAAGATAATTTGACGAATCGGTGATAATTAACGATAGAGATGGATAGAATAATTTATAAgtgttatatataatataatatatcgttaaaaaataacacaataatatattcaatatagtTTCATAAGTGAGATAACAGAATTGAGACATAGTCATTACTTTCAAATAAAAAGGGAATTGATCTGTGgtcaattttgtattttttgtacCTAGTATacaaaaagtaaatatatgtcTGTTATACGCTACTACAAGAAAACTATTAATTACATGAGAATTTTTCTGAAAATTAGTATCGAAATTTGCACGAAAATAAGATTGtgaattttcatactaattcccAGGATAATCTCCTTGTAATTAACAGTTTTCTTATAATGCGTtcacaaaaaaaagataaatatatatatgcaccACTTTTTAACGAGTGATATAACTGCTTGAAGTCGCAAagttaaaaaaggaaatatatattttccccCTTTTCCCAAATATGAATCTTTATGAACCACTGAAGTAATATAGATTGGGAAGCATATGTTCAACTAAACCAAAGCTTTAtcacaagtatatatatgtgcTGGTTAAaactatcaacaacaacaacaaaaaattctaACCAACAAGTTTCCCAGGCAACTAAAGGAACATTTCACCATCTCTATTACTGGATCCATCGCGCAAATAAGCTAACGACAGCAGAAAGCACGTAAAGCAGTAGCAAGAAACAACGGAGTGATGTCGAGCTGCTTATGATAAAACAAGGATAACAGAAACATAGATTGTATAACTCAACCTTCACATGACTCTCCTCTGCATCACGAAAAAAACGTTTTGCTTGGAATCATAATGCATCTCAAATCTGCAGTAGCAGAGAAATGTATGAATTGACAGATATAATATCGATTGAGTATTGCTAAGATGAATGAGAAACAAGACGAGTTCAGTATCCTTGAAAAAGAAAAGCTGAAAGGACGCGATTCAAACAACCTCATTTATCTTCTAAATGTAGTAAATTTACGTTTCTTGAGTAGACGAAATCACCCTACATCTATTGCTCTATGTTCTGCATTTGTTTCGATTAGTATAACAGACATAACGTCCCCAGCAGTCCGATACTCAGAAGTACTAACGAATAGaatgatgataacatgctcTTGAAATGGAAAAAACTATGCATCCGGCTTACTCCAATTAAGATAAAATATCAGAAGTTGCAATTAAGACATCGATGATTCAAAAGTTAGTCAAAGAGCTGATCAATATCATTCGTTTTAGACTAAACACCCTCTAAATCGATTTGGAACAGGTGAGATCAGTTCCATTGAATAACTTACAGACAAAAGCCAAGAAAAAAACAGTAAATTTTAGCCCCACAGAGGAAAAAAAGAGCTAAAAGATGAGGCTGCAAATCAAGCCTAGTGTGCTCTTTCTGTCAACTGCCAAATCctcaacacaacaagaagatcGTAGCTTTTGCTCAAACAATGTATTTGTGTTCGGAAATTCATTAAGTTTATGaacatattaaatttagaaCCCAGTTATTAGCACTTACATCGTCGTCATAAAATCCAGAACCCATAAAGTTGAAGTCCTGACTCTGCCCTCTACTTACATATGAGCTCTTCTTCGGGTAGCATGGCGAAAAGAAGTTTCTAAATAGAACAACACAGATGCTCCAGATAAATCCTATGTCGTAAAACAGCAGGAGTCACCTATCTTTCCTGTTTATGGAGAACTAACGGGAACTGTGTATAGTCACAAACAATGTTCACTTAAAAAGGTCGCATATTTGACATGATTGTAATATAGAATTGCCATAAATCAGATGCATGAGTTCCAAGAAGTGCAATACTAGAGAAGTATATATGCAGAGTTTTCACGAGAACGTGGATAGAAAGAAACAGTCAAACTACAAGGTACTGTTCAATTACTGCCAAAAGCAACTAACAGAATTTTCAGATTATGAAGCAGTTAATATTACATCATCAAAGATCAAATTCACaaggaacaaaaagaaaacGAAAAGGTCATTAGTAGCGAGATCATCTAACTGATATGAGCCTATACATTCTTGTTCATATATGCCTTTGCTATGTAAAAACCGTTGTGCCAAAAGaccaaaaaattgaaagaatggATTTCCAACCTGAAGTTATTTATTCGATCCTGCAAACACCTCAAACAAGCCACAGCAACTCTTCCAGGAAGTTGTTTGCACTGGTCGTCGATCCAAAGCTACTAGTGGCTGCATATtacaaaaaaggaaaagtttACATGATGGTTATGATCGATTCGAaagaaaggaaggaatagtctaCATTTCCCCTTGGGGATTTCCGGGAAAATATCATCCCATATGAAGGAAATCCAAAAGTAACTTGCATTTATGGTGCTATAATCTCATGGGAATTGAGAGAataaattttactaaaatagtttCGTAGCTTCTGAGgtattataaaatgaaattttgatctAGTAGAGAGATAAACTGCCAGGTGAGTAGTCCGTAGAGAATTATCATGACACCGTATTAAGAAAAAGCTAGAGAAGAAGTGGTAAACCTGATGCTCATGGGTAGAACCTTCCATGTTGTTTGCACGAACACTAGCATCAACTACAGGCACATTGTACGATATCTCTAGTTTATCGTCATCTTTTACAGCCTTGAAGGGCTTTGCATTTGAAGTTGCTACAGCTTTATAGTCCCTTTTCTCTAATCCTGTATCCGCAACAACGTTTAACTTTCTGGTTTTCTCATCCATAACGCCCAATTCtctcttttcattttccttctcCGATGATCCAAAGGCCTCATTATCAATATCTGAAGCGCTAGTGGCAGCCTGAACTATGTCCTCCGACATAGAAGGTTTGCCGCTGCTACTTGACCTTCTTCGTAAGCCTCCTTCACGAGGGAATTTCGCGGGTTCAACACGCTCAATGTTAATGTTATTTCTCATAGATTCATCCTCAAGCTTCAATTCTCTTTCGACCTGAATGATACCTCCCTCTACCATTGCTACTTTATTCACTTCATTACTTCTTTTTTCCAATGCATTTGATTTGTTATTATCAATCGACGACTCACTATGTGGAATTTCCAATTGCTTCTCCCTAGTTCCCTCTTTATCATTGAACTGGTGATCTTGAGAAGCCAAGTAACTTACATCCCCGCCATCGGTCTCTTTATTACCACCGTGTTTCAAATCCTCTTCACCTGTCATAGATTTGTTCAAACCCAATGATTCAACACACAAGTATTTTCGCAAATTAGCAATCACCCGTCAAATGATGCAATCCAAAATAACAGAACGATTCAatgatctattcaaataataGTACTATGGTTGAAGAGGACGTAACACTATCTACTCAAACACGTCTGTTGAAAAGCAGACAACAATGGGAGTAGCCTGAACGTagttattaacttattataCCATCAAAAGCACACATCATAtacaaataaacataaaacaatGTATTATAAAGACTGATAACTTACAACAACTATTTAGAGACATGAAGGTAAAAAAGACACAACGTAAGCAACAATGCAGAACAAGGGAAAATAAGCGAAATCCACTGCTCACAAATTAACAGTTGCGGAGCCAGGAATCTTAACAAGAGCATTCATAGAAATTCAAAAGGAAAATTCCTTTTTACCTTTACTTGCATATTGTAATTTCCAGACGAAGGGATTCAAACCAGAGGCGAATCATTCAATACTAAAGAAAGGACAATAAAATGCATCAAGTGAAGAATTGACTCTAGTACCGTTAGGTAAATAACTTAGCTTTCAACCAAGTGCATCACTAAGCCTTTTTGTAGTATGGACGCTAGAAGATAATACTAGATAAGTTCTGGAAAATATATACATTCACCTCGTTTTACGAAAAGACCATGGGTCACGTGCACCATAAACTACCAAGTAAATTTGCCCCTGGATTCAACTGAACCCTAGCTAGGTCATTTCTCACAAACATGTCCTTTTTTTCGGTTTAACCATTAGATACCCTTTGGGACTGAGGCGTTATTGTTGTAACCATTAGTTCACTCCTCAACTATCCGAATTCGCACAACCTAAGACGAGTAAAAGAGGCCTCATACCATATTTCAATCCACTTTTAAATCACCAAAAGAACATATATGATACATTTTCTAAGAAAAGTCTATTCTTTTCgcggaaaacattttccttcatgtCAAACGCCGAATACTCAATATTACCTCTACACTACTACATCCATCAGTccaaatttataaacttgtgATCACTAAAATGCACTAAACTCGCCCTATCTATGTTGTTCATCAAGgccaaaatgaaaaaaaatcaaaattaaattatttctaaatggCAAAAAGAAGTAGGAAGAATCGAACCACAAGAACCTATTATACAAAGTCTCAAAACCTACATTTTTGTATGCCATATGTAAGTGTTCATTAACACTAAAATGAAACATTTTTGTGCATTAAGCTCGCACTATGCACGGagttcaagaaaattttatcaCAAGATTGTACTATACCAAAAAAATGATGTGATACACATGTTacactaaaatataaaaatattcaaagttaaattttttctgAATAACAAAAAAAGTTGTCCTAATGCACTAAGTTCACGCTATACACGAATTCCAAGAAATATTATACCACAAGAGTCTACtatatcaaaaaaaagaaaatgtcatAAGGCCTAAAAtaagaaagttaaaaaaaatatcacatgaaTCGAGACgaacagaataaataaattaacagaGTTATGAAAAGTAACATACCATGAGAGTGAGAATTAACAGCAATAGGTGAGCTTGATACTTGTagaacattattattattattattattatttcctcctaatttcttttttttcttggaaGATTTTCTCTTTTTGGAACCTGATGgcataattttatatgtatacaaAATAGATCTTTctcaattgaaataaataataataataattaaaaaaaaactatttgttTCTCTCTTCTAATCTTTGTTGTGTGAAGCTATTGGCTATGGAGGATTTCGGGTAAATTGGAGAAAAGTAGTAACAGATTTTGTAGGGAAACgaagtgttattattattttttatttatttatatttaaaatctattttggtcattaaatattgtttattttttctcggaataattattttacttttctttgtaaAAATGTCTAACTTTGAGAAAATGTTTGTCTATGTATATTAAAAGTCATTCGTTTATGTCATTTCGGTTTGAAAAAAGATTAATCTATGTCATTATTTGTTAATCGGAGAAAGTTTCGATATAGCAAAACCATTTTTTATAAGTGGTTAATTATGATTCGGTCACATCATTAatgaaattacttttttttttaaaaagaaaaagactcaATATGTCATCGAGCTTTGAGAAAAACTTCATCTATGTCATTTAGTTAAAATTTAGACATCTATGCCATTTATGTTAACAAATAATGACATGCATGATTTCTTTTCTCAAACGAAAATGAGACAATTTTTTAACTGATGCTATAAGTAAGTCTTTATCAAAGTTTCATGCTTTTCCCTTaaaaatttatcctttttttttcttcttattttgtactccttgtatttaaatttatttgctTTACTTTTCTTATTTGATCCGTAAAagaatatcttcttttttttaaagtcaaGTTAACCAATCAGATTGAAATAGTTACAAGGCCGCATTTGATTGGTCGAAACACATATCACTTGcacatttaatttatatttatcggTCTTTGACATGCTGCATCGTTTGACATATAACTTATACACTTAACGATTATTTATTAACATTTGACATGACACATcattttacaaaatcatatttactCCTTCTTATTTAACATTGAATGCCACATTATTTAACAAGCGACATAAATTCATGATCTTGAATAATATGGTATATTGAGCAAATCTAAAAGTTTAGATgtaaattttatatgaatttaataattttttatttaaattttgttcgACGTCCATACTTAATTTAAAAGAATAGACTAGAGGAAAATTTAATGACTATATAATTCATCATACTATATAAATCTTCCCAAACCTATAATACGGCCACTAATAGGTTAGGTAAAATTTATTACCTATATTATAATATTCActcttctaaaattaaaaaaaatacaaataaaaacaatagaCAAACGCACATACACACTAGATTCAACAAAGATTTATAGCTAGTGGTCCAAAAAATTGCTAACCATTAAACTAGACAAAaacacattattattattaaaaagaagtacaatatcaaatggatttaattttttgtactgattattttaaaaaatatttatatgatcaAGTCATTTATTGATTAATAACATTTAACTTTATATAACCAAAATATATGAATTCGATAAGTTGATAAAGATACTAActaattatcatgttataagaGTTTAGTTTACGAAACTGATACATGTACATAACTTAAATCCAATTAATAGATGTAGggtaaagatttttttttaggtCTGCATATGACATAATCTAATATATAgtcctttaattaaaaaaatatctaatatatattcttcttgAAGAAAATTAAGTATATCCACCCTTTAAAATTGAAGATAATTTTTCAGAAGAATAGCCCACAAAAGCTCTTTAATTACTTGAAATCAATAACATTTCTAGAAGGAGCTAAAGTTATTACAAATTGTGtttttaattaatgtaaatAAAGTCGACAATGTGTTATAACATGCTTTGAATTACACTTAATATTAAACGACAGAGGTCCAAAACACAtctgaattattattttataagttttacGTATTTATCTAtcgattatttttaaattttttatatctaaaGTATCAACATCTATAAGTGGAAGCTAATGCTAGGTCAGTTATTCATCTTTTCTATTTGGACTATTCAATTAGGTGTATTTTTAATACactaatatatatagatagttTATATAGAGAAATGGAGCATATGATAATTAGAGCGTGAAAAAGTAATAatctaatttatatatttatgataatgaGTTTTATATGTGGTGCATTTAAATTAATCGATGCCcaacataaatatcaacattagataaaatttatttttatcgatCGTACCAACAAGGGTGGTTATGGTGGAATAGATAAGATCTTTCtcttctaaataaaaaattataaattcgaCTTTCGGatataaaaaattctattacactacaataaaaataattttaagcggcaataaatagacacattaaTAATGAGTGTTAAAGTTTTTACCGACATtacttaagtgtcattagattcAATATCGCTAAAGCCTTTAGGGATATATACCAAAAGTGttaattgtcgctaaaaatacatatttaacgaCAATTGCTAATTAATTGCTGTTAAAGCTTATTTTTTATGTGGTAATAGGATTTTATAGGACGtgctttttctttaaataaaccTTATACAGTGTGTATTCAAATTAATCACGCTCATATACGAATATCACATACCAAATAAgaatttatttggaaaaaaaattcatattgaatATGCTAGCTACTAGCTAGGTGCTTAAATTGACATGtaagaatattaaataaatggTTCATTTTCCTATCTCCACAACTACACttattttctccaaaatttatatataactttCTTCTATCAATTTCATttcatcaagaatttttttttttttaaaaaaaatggcaaGAGGAGGAGATGAGAAAATTCcattttataaactttttgCATTTGCAGATagaaatgatataattttaatgttGTTTGGAATATTAGGTGCTATTGCTTCTGGGGTTTCAAAGCCATTGATGTCACTTATGTTTGGTGACCTTATTGATTCTTATGGAACTTCTGATCAATCTAACATTCTTGATAAAGTTTCTCGGGTATAGTTCAAATCTTTCGACTTTTCAAAAGTATCGACAGGTGCACTGTGTGTGGGATCCTCTAAAGATGGTTGTACATTTTAAAGGGTTCGATACGAATGTGATGTCATATTTAAAGAGTCTGTGCAATATAGCTGCTAgctactattttatttttgttggtaTAGTTCATCTTTCCTATGTTGCTTggaagatttttcaaaaatattgacaaGTACATGTGGGGGTCTCTAAAGATGGTGGTGCATCTTTGGAGGGCTCAACATGTAGTGTGACCTCATATTTAAAGAGTTCGAACAATATTGTTATATTTGTGCTTGTGTCATtcgaactcttcaaaaatgtctaATATCGGTGCGTGtcgaattttttaaaaatcgaaTATTCCAAAAAGATATGACACAAATCTAGCGTCATATTTGGAGAGTCTGTGTAATATATATAGTTGCTAGCTATTAGGGATTCTGTTAGCTAGAGGTTGAAGTTAGTAAGAGTTTATAGCTTCGAGACTTCTAGTTAAAGATGAAGAAGCgattaatactaataaataaaaatattaatttctgaCCCGAGACCTCTAGTTGATGGTCCAGAGcatatgaaattacaatttacaaagaaatttCTTCCATATTCGAACTCGAAACTTTTAGCTAAGGGTGGAGGGCATACATAACTACGACtcctaaaaaatgaaaatttttaatggaAATTccatcaaaaaaatttgacggatttttcattaaaaaatcttatatttttGGATGATGATATCAATTCAAAAACAGGATTGAaattattctagaattattgaattttttattttttttaactataaaattgaattacttatcttaaattttgagaaaatgaactaaattaaattatctacTTAATATGCATGCAGATATCCCTCAAATTCGTTTACTTGGGCATTGGTACAGGCATAGCTTCACTGTTGCGTAAGTCTATATCACGCTGCGatctaaaattttataagttAACGCAAATGTTAGATGATAGTTTAATATTTTGTCGGTGTGGTTGCGCAAATCGATAAATAATAATGTCCacaaattttttgatgaaagTCCTAAGAGAGTATGCATTGATTTCTACTATTTTGGAAGATTTGACATGCACTCGACGATTTTCTTTGAAGTATTTGAGCAACATCGCTTTAAGTACTATCTAAGTTCTAGACGGCTCCAGAATTTAAGCTTTATGTgttcaacttttaaatttttctttttcggGATCGACCCCATTgcattttaaaaagttatatgtTCATATCTACTATTTGTTGTAGTTTGtaaggattttcatatataaatttatgatttgCGTTGAAAGTACTGAGTTCAGATGAATCTGATTGATACTGGTACTCTGTGCGTCCGCCTTTGGGACTTGAAGTCAATTAGTATAATGAGCTCAGGAAGGAACAGATTTAGCTTCAATATGATTGATAGATATGCCATGTTTAATGTTCAACTCTTGATTGTCCATTTGATCATTTCAGAGGTAGCATGTTGGAGTATTACTGGAGAAAGGCAAGTGACTCGAATAAAATGCTTATACTTGAAAACAATCTTAAGACAAGATATCGAATTTTTCGATACTCAATCAGCAACAGGGGAGGTTATCGAAAGAATGTCGGGTGATACTATTCTACTTCAAGAAGCCATGGGTGAGAAGGTTAGTTCTAAGTCCCTTGAACTCCTTCTGTCCTGTATTGTATGGTACTAtcacaaaacagaaacacattCCATATCAACAATGACACCTTAATTTGGACTTAGTTGGAGTCGGTTATCAGATCGTCCCCATCCATTTGTCGCCATGAATAGACTGATACAGCAACCATCTAGATTTGAGACCAATAATAAGCGCATGCTCATACGTTTGTAGTTACTCTCGTTGtttttgtacatttttatttgtaaagatgTTGTTTCTTATTATAGCTTGATTGTGTTAGGTTGGTAACTTTGTCATGCACATGTCAACTTTCATTGGAGGATTTGTAGTTGCATTTATCAAAGAGTGGCAACTCACTCTGGTTTTACTCGCAACCATTCCTGCAATCGCCATTAGCTTCTTTTGTGCAGCGTTGGTCTTGTCTAAAATGTCAGGGAGCGGACAAGCTGCTTATGCAAATGCAGGAAAGGTAGTTG encodes the following:
- the LOC101244929 gene encoding uncharacterized protein; protein product: MPSGSKKRKSSKKKKKLGGNNNNNNNNVLQVSSSPIAVNSHSHGEEDLKHGGNKETDGGDVSYLASQDHQFNDKEGTREKQLEIPHSESSIDNNKSNALEKRSNEVNKVAMVEGGIIQVERELKLEDESMRNNINIERVEPAKFPREGGLRRRSSSSGKPSMSEDIVQAATSASDIDNEAFGSSEKENEKRELGVMDEKTRKLNVVADTGLEKRDYKAVATSNAKPFKAVKDDDKLEISYNVPVVDASVRANNMEGSTHEHQPLVALDRRPVQTTSWKSCCGLFEVFAGSNK